In the Mycobacteriales bacterium genome, one interval contains:
- a CDS encoding helix-turn-helix transcriptional regulator: MARIETAGDLGAFVRATRVRRSMTQQDLAMAAGVSRRWIVELEAGKMRAELGLVLRVLTTLGVPLTADAPEPATVSRSVTSADIDLDAHLRDLAGSA; this comes from the coding sequence CGACCTCGGCGCGTTCGTACGTGCCACGAGGGTGCGACGCAGCATGACTCAGCAGGATCTCGCCATGGCGGCTGGGGTGAGTCGCAGGTGGATCGTTGAGCTCGAGGCCGGAAAGATGCGGGCGGAGCTCGGCTTGGTTCTGCGCGTCCTCACCACCCTGGGCGTGCCCCTGACGGCCGACGCCCCCGAGCCCGCCACTGTCAGCCGCAGCGTCACTTCAGCGGACATCGACCTCGATGCCCACCTGCGTGACCTTGCCGGATCGGCCTGA